DNA from Streptomyces sp. NBC_01476:
CCAGACCGCGCACCCAGGCGCCGAGTTCGGGGTCCGCGAGCAGCACTTCCCGGGTCTGCGCCATGCCCGCACCTTAACCCGGGCGCCGGACCGCAGTGGGCGTCCGGCGCCCGAGGTCTCCCCGGCCGGGTCGGCGGGGGCGGGTCTGCCGGGATGGTGCTACATCGGGTCGCAGGGCTTCGCCACGCTCGCGGTGGCGCTGGTGATGACCTCGTCGAGCCGGTCCCGGGTGGCGATCAGGTCGCGGATCTGGCCCTCGATGCGTTCCCGCTCGGCGGCCAGCCGCACGAGCAGTTCCGGTGACGCCTCGCCGGTCACGACGCACGGCATGAGCTGGAGGATCGACTTGCTGGCCAGCCCCGCGGAGTAGAGCTGCTGGATCAGCCCGACCCGGACGACCGCGGCCTCCGGGTACGTGCGCTGCCCGCTGGGGCTGCGCTCGGACGTCAGCAGCCGCTGCTCCTCGTAGTAGCGCAGGGCGCGGGTGCTCACGCCGGTCTTGGTGGCGAGTTCGCCGATGCGCATCGGGTCCTCCTCGTGGGGCACGGAACGCGGGGCACAGATCCTCGCCGCGGAGCGTAGGGCACGGAACACCGCACTTGCCTTTGACGTCAACGTCAGGTTTTAGCGTAGTCCCTGTACGGCGGACGAGCACTTCCTCCCCTTTTGCCCAGGAGCTCACCATGAGAATTTCCGGTTCCACCGCTCTGGTCACCGGCGCCAACCGCGGCCTCGGACGTCACTTCGCGCAGCAGCTGCGGGAGAGGGGCGCGGCGAAGGTGTACGCGACGGCCCGCCGCCCGGAGCTCGTCGATCTGCCGGGCGTGGAGGTGCTGCGCCTCGACATCACCGACCCGGCTTCGGTGGCCGCGGCTGCCGAAGCCGCGCCGGACGTGACCTTGCTGGTGAACAACGCCGGCATCTCCACCGACACGAATCTGCTCACCGGTGACCTGGAGAGCATCCGCCGCGAAATGGAGACGCATTTCTACGGCACCCTGCACATGGTCCGCGCCTTCGCGCCCGTGCTGGCCGGCGGCGGGGCGATCCTCAACGTCCTCTCGGCGCTCTCCTGGTTCTCCTTCGACGGGACCAACGCCTACGGGGCGGCCAAGGCGGCCGAGTGGAGTCTGACCAACGGCGTCCGTCTCGAACTCGCGGGCCAGAAAACCCTGGTGACGGGGCTGCACCTGGGGGCCGCGGACACCGACATGGCGGCGGGCTACGAGGGCGCGAAGGAGGACCCCGCGGATGTCGTGCGAGCGGCGCTCGACGGCGTCGAGAAGGGGCAGCTGGAAGTGGTCGCCGACGAATGGAGCGCCCATGTGAAGGCGTCCCTGTCCGCCGACCCGGCGCTCTTCTACACGCAGTTGGCGTAAGGCCGGCGCGAACCGGCACCCGGCGGCCGGGAGAACCGGCCGCCGGGTGAAGCCGGGCCGCCGGACAGCCGGGCCGGGCCGCCGGGAGAAGCGGGGCCGCCGGGTGAAGCCCGACCGCCGGGTGAAGCTACACCGAGTCCCGCTGGACCAGCTCGGTGGCCAGCACCACATGACGCCGTACCGACGCCCGTTCGGCGATCTCCTCCAGCAGGACCCGGGCCATCGTGCGGCCCATCTCCTCGGTCGGCTGGCGCACCGAGGTCAGGGCCGGGTCCATGTGGCGGGCGATGGCGGAGTCCTCGAAGCCGACCAGCGCGACGTCGTCCGGCACCCGGCGGCCGAGTTCCCGCAGCACCGCCCGGGCGCCCGCCGCCATGAGGTCGGAAGCGGCGAAGACACCGTCGATGTCCGGGGTACGGGCCAGGAGTTCGCGCATCGCCCGGCGCCCGCCCTCCTCGGTGAAGTCGCCGCCGGCCACCAGCGCCTCGGTGGGCGCGATCCCGGCCTCCGCCACCGCCTGGTGGTAGCCGTCCAGGCGCGAGCGGGCGACATACATGTCGTGCGGCCCGGTGATGGTGGCGACCCGGCGGCGCCCGCGGGCGATCAGGTGGGCGACCGCCGCCCGCGCGCCGCCGACGTTGTCCGCGTCGACGTAGGAGACCGATTCCAGGTCGCTGCGGCGGCCGTTGAGGACCGCCGGCATCTCCAGCTCCTCCAGCAGGTCGGGCAGCGGGTCGTCCTCGTGCACCGAGACCAGCAGCACGCCGTCCACCCGGTGGGCGGTGAGGTACTGGGCGAAGCGGGAGCGCTCCTTGGGCGTACGGATCAAGGTGAGCAGCAACTGCATGTCGGTGTCGGCGAGTTCGGCGCCGATACCGCGGATGATGTCGGAGAAGTAGGGCTCGGCGAAGAGCCGGGTCTCCGGCTCGGGGATGACCAGGGCGATGGCGTCGGTCCGGTTGCCGGCCAGCGCGCGGGCCGCCCGGTTGGGCACGTATCCCAGCTCCGCGACGGCGGCCTCGACCGCGGCCTTCGCCCGGTCGCTGACCCGCGGCGAGCCGTTGATCACCCGGGAGACCGTACCGCGTCCCACTCCGGCACGGACGGCCACCTCTTCCAGGGTGGGCCGTCCGCTGTGCCGCCCGTTCATGGCCACTTCCGCCTCCTGCTGGCTTCCTGTCGCGCCACCATAGCGCTCGGTCCTGGCCCGTCCGCGGGCGCTTGAGAGCGCTCCCACGATACAAGCCCCTGGTCGCCGCGCCGCTCGGCGGCGGACCCGCGGCCCCGCGGTGACCGGCCGCATCCGTTCAAGAAGTAACATCCACTCCGCCGCGGACACGTTCCGGCAACGAATTCGACTTCACGTCTTGACACTGGGGCCTCTCAGGCGTGAATGTTCCGGAAAGCCTAATGGGAGCGCTCCCACACGGTTCCCACCCAAACCCTCTCGCTTCGCCCGTCCGAGCCCCCCTTCCGGGGACTCGCGGGGGACTTCCGTACCACCCGCACGCCAGACCCACCCTGACAAGGAGAGTGGAATGCGCACTTCCGGCAGAACCCGCAAGGCCGCCGTCATCGCGGTCGCGGGTCTCGCAGCCTGCGCGACCCTGATCACCGGCTGCAGCAGCGACAGCAAGGACTCCGGCAGCGGAGACGGCGGCAAGTCCTCCGCGAACGAGAAGATCACGCTGCACATCGGCGACTTCGGCTCGTTCGGCTACGACGACAAGACCGGCGCCAAGCTCTTCTCCGAATACCACGCGCTGCACCCGAACATCACCATCGTCGAGGACAACGTCTCGGACAGCGGGGCGTACTGGAACTCCCTCAAGCTGCACCTCACCCAGAACAGCGGTCTCGACGACATCCAGGCGATCGAGATCGGCTTCGTCGCCAACGCCACCCAGCCGCAGTACGCCTCGAAGTTCGTGGACTTCAAGACCGTCAAGGGCTTCAACGCCGGTGACTGGCTGGACTACAAGGAGAAGGAAGCCACCACCACCGACGGCAAGATCATCGGCGTCGGCACCGACGTCGGCCCGACCGCGATCTGCTACCGCAAGGACCTCTTCCAGCAGGCCGGACTGCCCACCGACCGGGACAAGGTCGCGGCGCTGTGGGCGGGCGACTGGAGCAAGTTCGTCGACGTCGGCAAGCAGTTCAAGGCGAAGGCGCCCGCCGGAGTGGCCTTCACCGACTCGGCGAGCGGCCTGTTCAACGCGGTACTGGCCAGCCAGACCCAGCAGTACACCGATGACAGCGGCAAGCTCATCTACGACACCAGCACCGGTGTGCAGACGGCCTGGAACCTGTCCGCCCAGGCGGTGCAGGAGGGGCTGACCGCGAAGCTCCAGCAGTTCGACGCGAACAACACCTGGAGCGCCGCCTTCAAGACCAACAAGTTCGCCACCCTCGCCTGCCCGAGCTGGATGATCGGTCAGGTCGCGGACAACTCCGGTCCGGCGAACAAGGGCAAGTGGGACATCGCCCAGCCGCCGCAGGCCGGCAACTGGGGCGGTTCCTTCCTGGCGGTGCCCAAGTCCGGCAAGCACGTGGCCGAGGCCACCGCGCTGGCCCAGTGGCTGACCGCCGCTCCCCAGGAGGTCAAGGTCTTCCAGAAGTTCGGCAACATCCCGTCGAACAAGGCCGCGCTGAGCGACCCGGCGGTGCTGAACACCACCAACGACTACTTCCCCGGCACCCCGGTCGGCAAGATCTTCACCGCCACCGCCAATGACATCAAGCCGGCCCCGATCGGCCCGAACGACAGCCTGGTGAAGGACACCATCACCCAGAACGGGCTGCTCGACATGGAACAGCGCGGGACCTCGAAGGACAAGGCCTGGTCGAACGTCCAGGCCCAGGTCAAGGACAAGGTCGGCGAGTAATACCGACCAGCGGTACGGGCCGCCCGGCAGAGCCTTGGCCACCTGCCGGGCGGCCCGTGACGAGCACGGCACCACCACCCTCGCCCGCTCCCCTACCGGAAGGACGCCCCCGTGGCCACCTCCGTCAGGGCGGCGTCCGACGGCCGCGCCCCAGCCGGCTGGCGCACCAAGCTGTTCCGGCTGGACACCAAAGCGTCGCCGTACGCGTACATCGCCCCTTTCTTCCTCTGCTTCGCCGCCTTCGGGCTCTTCCCGCTGATCTACACCGGCTGGCTCTCCCTCAACCGGGTGCAGCTCGGTACCAGCGCCCACTGGGTCGGCTTCCAGAACTACACCGACCTGTGGGACAACCAGTTCTTCTGGACCGCGCTGCGCAACACCTTCACGCTGGGCCTGATCTCCACCGTGCCGCAGCTGATGATGGCGCTGGGCCTGGCCCACCTGCTCAACTACAAGCTGCGGGCCCGCGGTTTCTTCCGGGTGGCGGTCCTCGCGCCGTACGCCACCTCGATCGCGGCGGCCTCGCTGGTGTTCGTCCAGCTCTTCAACCCCGACTACGGGATGATCAACCAGTTCCTCGGGCACGTCGGTATCGACCCGGTGGAGTGGTCGTCCTCCAAGTGGCCCGCGCAGATCGCCATTTCGTCGATCGTGACCTGGCGCTGGACCGGCTACAACGCACTGATCTACCTGGCCGCCATGCAGGCGGTGCCGGCCGATCTGTACGAGGCGGCGGCGCTCGACGGTGCCTCGCGCTGGCGGCAGTTCATCAGCGTGACGATCCCGTCGATCCGGCCGACGATCTTCTTCACCATCATCGTCTCGACCATCGGCGCCACCCAGCTCTTCGGTGAGCCGCTGATCTACGGCGGCAACAGCAGTTCGGGCGGCTCGGCCCACCAGTACCAGACGCTGAGCCTCTACATGTACGACAAGGGCTGGCAGGTCGGCGAGCTCGGCCAGGCGTCCGCGGTGGCCTGGGTGATGCTGCTGATCCTGCTGCTCATCGGCGCGGTCCAGCTCTTCGTGCTGCGGACGAACAACCGCCGGAAGCTGGGAGGCTGACCGATGGCACAACTCACCCAGCCGGTACGGCCGTCCGGTCAGAGCCGGTCCGCCGCCACCGCCGAGAAGCCGCGCCGTTTCCGGCTGCGGGCCGGGGGCGCGGGCAAGCAGCAGAACGGCGGCCCGGTCGCGTACGGGTTCTTGATCCTCGCCGCGCTGGTCTCGCTCTTCCCGCTGTACTGGACGGTGGTGGCGGCCTCGCACACCGACACCGACATCGTCACCCCGCCGACGCCGCTGCTGCCCGGCAGCCATCTGATCGACAACCTGAAGATCGTCTGGGACCAGGTCGACATGACCACGGCCCTGATCAACTCCACGATCGTGGCGGGCTGTGTGGCCTTCAGTACGGTCCTGTTCGCCACGCTGGCCGGATTCGCCTTCGCCAAGCTGGAGTTCCGCGGCCGCAATGCGCTGCTGACGATCGTGGTGGCGACCATGACCATCCCGCCGCAGCTCACCGTGATCCCGCTCTACCAGATCATCACCAACGTGGGCTGGGTCGGCCACATCCAGTCGGTGATCCTGCCGTCGCTGGTGGCGGCCTTCGGCGTCTTCTTCATGCGGCAGTTCCTCGCCGAGGCGCTGCCGGTGGAGCTGGTCGAGGCGGCCCGGGTGGACGGGGCGCACTCGCTGCGGATCATCTGGCACGTGGTGTTCCCGATCGCCCGGCCGGCCATGGCGGTGCTCGGGATGCTGGTCTTCGTGCAGTCCTGGAACGACTTCTTCTGGCCCTTCATCGCCCTCAACCAGCAGAACCCGACGGTGCAGGTGGCGCTGGCCGGGCTCGGCTCCGGCGACCACACCATCGACCACGCGGTGGTCGTCACCGGCGCCCTGGTGGCGACGCTGCCGCTGCTGCTGGTCTTCGCCGTGCTCGGCAAGCAGATCGTCGGCGGCATCACCGCGGGCGCCGTCAAGAGCTGAGCCACCGGTGCCCGCGCCCTCTTCCCCCGACGACCCCCTGATTCCCCTGGAGTCCCCCGTCATGACAGCTGTCCGTTCCGAGAGCACGGAACTCTCCACGAGCCCGGGCTCGCTCCGTTTTCCCCCTGGCTTCGTCTGGGGGGCGGCCACCGCCGCTTACCAGATCGAGGGCGCCGCGGCCGAGGACGGCCGCACCCCCTCGATCTGGGACACCTTCAGCCACACCCCCGGCCGGGTGCTCAACGGCGACACCGGTGACATCGCGGCCGACCACTATCACCTCTTCCGCGACGACGTCGCGCTGATGTCCGACCTGAACCTGGGCGCGTACCGCTTCTCGGTCTCCTGGTCCCGGGTGCAGCCGACCGGGCGCGGTCCCGCCGTCCAGCGCGGCCTGGACTTCTACCGGCAGCTCGTCGACGAGCTGCTGGCGCGCGGCATCACCCCGGTGGCCACCCTCTACCACTGGGACCTGCCGCAGGAATTGGAGGACGTCGGCGGCTGGACGGTACGGGACACCACCGAGCGGTTCGCCGAGTACGCGGGCATCGTGGCCGGCGCGCTGGGCGACCGGGTGCCGTACTTCACCACCCTCAACGAGCCCTGGTGCTCGGCGTTCCTCGGCTACGGCTCGGGGGTGCACGCGCCCGGCCGGACCGAGCCGGAGTCGGCGCTCAAGGCCGCGCACCACCTCAACCTGGCGCACGGCAAGGCGATCGGCGTGCTGCGTTCGGTGCTGCCCGCCACCGCGCAGACCTCGATCACCCTCAACCTGCACCAGGTCAGGGCGGTTTCCACCTCGCCGGCCGACCTGGACGCGGCCCGCCGGATCGACGCGGTCGGCAACCGGGTCTTCCTCGGACCGATCCTGTCCGGTGAGTACCCGGCCGACCTGCTCGCGGACACCGGGCACCTGGTGGACTGGGAGGGGCTGGTCCGGGACGGGGACCTGGCGGAGATCTCCCGGCCCATCGACCTGCTGGGCATCAACTACTACACGCCGACGCTGGTTTCCGACGGCCGTGAGCAGGGCGACGGCGCCGAGCTGACCCGTAACGACGGCCACGGCGCCAGCGACTACTCCCCGTGGCCGGGCTCCGAGCACGTGGCCTTCCACCTGTCGCCCGGTGAGACCACCGCGATGCGCTGGGCGGTGGACGCCACCGGTCTGTACGACCTGCTGATGCGGGTCAAGCGGGAACACCCGGACCTGCCGATGATGGTCACCGAGAACGGCGCCGCCTACGACGACTACGTCTCGCCCGAGGGCGCGGTCAACGACCCGCAGCGCATCGCCTATCTGCAGGGGCACCTGTCGGCGGTGCACCGCGCGCTGACCGAAGGCGCCGACGTCCGGGGCTACTTCCTGTGGTCGCTGATGGACAACTTCGAGTGGTCCTACGGCTACAGCAAGCGCTTCGGCGCGGTCTACGTGGACTTCTCCACGCAGCGGCGGATTCCGAAGCGCAGCGCCCACTGGTACGCGTCGGTGGCCCGCGAGAACGTCCTTCCGGATCTCCCGCAGGAGGACGGGAAGTCCTGAAGGGACGGAAAAAGGAGCGGTACGGCAGTCCGAGGGTGCTGCCGTACCGCTCCGCGCTCCTCTCCCGTGGGGGGGAGAGAGGAACGGTCCTTCCGCAGTGGTCTGTTGGGAGGTGCCGGCCGGGTGCCGGCCGGGTGCCGACTGGTGCCGCCCGGTGCCGGCCGGGTGTCAGCCGGGTGTCAGCCGGGTGTCAGCTGGTGTAGGCGGCGAACGCCTGGGAGAACGCGCCGGCGCTCTGGACGATCGAACTGCACGAGGCGTCGGCCCAGCTCTGCGCGCCGCCCGCGCAGCTCTTGTCCCGGGTCGCGGACCACATCGACAGCCAGGCCAGGTGCTTGGTCCTGGCGAAGTCCACCAGCTGGGTGGCGTCGGCGACGGTGAACGTCTCGGTGCTGACGTCATTGAGGCCGATCATCGGGGTGACCGCGATCTTGCTCCAGGCCGCCGCGTCGGAGAGCCCGAGCACGCCCTTGACCTGGGCCTGGGTCGCGGTGGCGCCGTCGATCGCGTACTGGCCCATGTCACCGCTGAACGAGGACCCGTAGTCCATCGCCATGATGTTGACCGCGGTCACGTCCACGCCGTTGCTCTTGGCGTTGGAGAGCAGATTGATGCCGTCCTGGGTGAGGCCAGTGGGCATCGCCGGCAGGGTGTACGAGACCTGGAGTCCGCTGTGGCTGCGCTGGAGCTGGGCGATGGCCTGGGCGCGGCGGGTATTGGCGGCGGCGTCCGGCAGGGCGCCGCCCTCGACGTCGAAGTCCACCTTGGTCAGTTTGTACTGGTCGATCACCTTGCCGTACGCGCTCGCCAGGTCGGCGGACGAGGAGCAGGCCGCGGCCAGTTCCGTACCGTTGGCACCGCCGAAGGAGACCCGCACATCGCCGCCGGCCGCCCGGACCGCGCCGATCTGCGCGGCCACCGCGTCGCTGTTGAGGTCGGAGACGCCGCCCCACTTGGGGGTGCAGCCCCCGCCGGAGATGACGAAGGCGAGGTTGAACTGCTTCACCCCGTTGGCGCTCATCGCACCGGTGAGGTTGTAGGCGGGGTAGAGCGAGGTGTCGACGTACGGCGCGAAGCCGCCGGAGGCCGTGGCGCCGCTGCCCCCGGTGGGGGTCGGGGTGGGCGTCTGGGTGGGGGGCTGGGTCGGCGGTCGCGTCGGCTGCTGGGTCGGCGGCTGAGTCGGGGGCTGGGTGGGCTGCTGCGTCGGCGTCCGGGTGGGCGTGGGCGTCGCGGTCGCCGTCGGGTGGCCGGTGGGGGTGGGCGTCGGCCCGTCGGAGACCGAGCACTTCACGTTGTTGATCAGGCAGTTCACCGGGTCCGCGGCCTTCGAGGAGGCGTGGGTGACAAAGCCGATCTGCGCGGTGCCGCCGGGGGCGATGGTGCGGTCCCAGCCGGCCGGGGTGACGGTCACGGTCTGCCCGGAGACGGTGAAGTCGCCGTTCCACAGCGAGCTGATGGTGGTGCCGGACGGCAGGTCGAACGTCAGCGTCCAGCCGTTCAGCGCGGTGGAGTTGGAGTTGCTGATGTCGTACTGCCCGGTGTAGCCGGTCGACCAGTCACTGGTCTTGGAGTACGCGGCACCGACCGTCGCGGCACTCGCGGACCCGGCGAGGACGAAGCCGCCGGCGATGGTCGCGGCGACGACGGTGACACCGCCGATGAGTTGCACCTTGCGGCTGGGACGGCGCCGATGGGTTGTTGCCATAGGGGTGTGCCTGCCTCGTACTCGGGGTCTGCGGGGTTGATCCGCGGCACGACGCTAGCCCCCGCCGAACGGACAAATGCCCGGTCGGGGGCAGTGGGGCAGCTTCTTATGGCGGGCTTAAGGGAGCGAAAGGAAGGGCTTAATGGAGCCGGGCCCCGCGGGGGTTTCCCGGCCTCCGCGGGGTGCTGGGCGCCGGCCCGGGT
Protein-coding regions in this window:
- a CDS encoding MerR family transcriptional regulator → MRIGELATKTGVSTRALRYYEEQRLLTSERSPSGQRTYPEAAVVRVGLIQQLYSAGLASKSILQLMPCVVTGEASPELLVRLAAERERIEGQIRDLIATRDRLDEVITSATASVAKPCDPM
- a CDS encoding SDR family oxidoreductase, giving the protein MRISGSTALVTGANRGLGRHFAQQLRERGAAKVYATARRPELVDLPGVEVLRLDITDPASVAAAAEAAPDVTLLVNNAGISTDTNLLTGDLESIRREMETHFYGTLHMVRAFAPVLAGGGAILNVLSALSWFSFDGTNAYGAAKAAEWSLTNGVRLELAGQKTLVTGLHLGAADTDMAAGYEGAKEDPADVVRAALDGVEKGQLEVVADEWSAHVKASLSADPALFYTQLA
- a CDS encoding LacI family DNA-binding transcriptional regulator; this translates as MNGRHSGRPTLEEVAVRAGVGRGTVSRVINGSPRVSDRAKAAVEAAVAELGYVPNRAARALAGNRTDAIALVIPEPETRLFAEPYFSDIIRGIGAELADTDMQLLLTLIRTPKERSRFAQYLTAHRVDGVLLVSVHEDDPLPDLLEELEMPAVLNGRRSDLESVSYVDADNVGGARAAVAHLIARGRRRVATITGPHDMYVARSRLDGYHQAVAEAGIAPTEALVAGGDFTEEGGRRAMRELLARTPDIDGVFAASDLMAAGARAVLRELGRRVPDDVALVGFEDSAIARHMDPALTSVRQPTEEMGRTMARVLLEEIAERASVRRHVVLATELVQRDSV
- a CDS encoding ABC transporter substrate-binding protein, whose translation is MRTSGRTRKAAVIAVAGLAACATLITGCSSDSKDSGSGDGGKSSANEKITLHIGDFGSFGYDDKTGAKLFSEYHALHPNITIVEDNVSDSGAYWNSLKLHLTQNSGLDDIQAIEIGFVANATQPQYASKFVDFKTVKGFNAGDWLDYKEKEATTTDGKIIGVGTDVGPTAICYRKDLFQQAGLPTDRDKVAALWAGDWSKFVDVGKQFKAKAPAGVAFTDSASGLFNAVLASQTQQYTDDSGKLIYDTSTGVQTAWNLSAQAVQEGLTAKLQQFDANNTWSAAFKTNKFATLACPSWMIGQVADNSGPANKGKWDIAQPPQAGNWGGSFLAVPKSGKHVAEATALAQWLTAAPQEVKVFQKFGNIPSNKAALSDPAVLNTTNDYFPGTPVGKIFTATANDIKPAPIGPNDSLVKDTITQNGLLDMEQRGTSKDKAWSNVQAQVKDKVGE
- a CDS encoding carbohydrate ABC transporter permease, encoding MATSVRAASDGRAPAGWRTKLFRLDTKASPYAYIAPFFLCFAAFGLFPLIYTGWLSLNRVQLGTSAHWVGFQNYTDLWDNQFFWTALRNTFTLGLISTVPQLMMALGLAHLLNYKLRARGFFRVAVLAPYATSIAAASLVFVQLFNPDYGMINQFLGHVGIDPVEWSSSKWPAQIAISSIVTWRWTGYNALIYLAAMQAVPADLYEAAALDGASRWRQFISVTIPSIRPTIFFTIIVSTIGATQLFGEPLIYGGNSSSGGSAHQYQTLSLYMYDKGWQVGELGQASAVAWVMLLILLLIGAVQLFVLRTNNRRKLGG
- a CDS encoding carbohydrate ABC transporter permease; this translates as MAQLTQPVRPSGQSRSAATAEKPRRFRLRAGGAGKQQNGGPVAYGFLILAALVSLFPLYWTVVAASHTDTDIVTPPTPLLPGSHLIDNLKIVWDQVDMTTALINSTIVAGCVAFSTVLFATLAGFAFAKLEFRGRNALLTIVVATMTIPPQLTVIPLYQIITNVGWVGHIQSVILPSLVAAFGVFFMRQFLAEALPVELVEAARVDGAHSLRIIWHVVFPIARPAMAVLGMLVFVQSWNDFFWPFIALNQQNPTVQVALAGLGSGDHTIDHAVVVTGALVATLPLLLVFAVLGKQIVGGITAGAVKS
- a CDS encoding glycoside hydrolase family 1 protein, with product MTAVRSESTELSTSPGSLRFPPGFVWGAATAAYQIEGAAAEDGRTPSIWDTFSHTPGRVLNGDTGDIAADHYHLFRDDVALMSDLNLGAYRFSVSWSRVQPTGRGPAVQRGLDFYRQLVDELLARGITPVATLYHWDLPQELEDVGGWTVRDTTERFAEYAGIVAGALGDRVPYFTTLNEPWCSAFLGYGSGVHAPGRTEPESALKAAHHLNLAHGKAIGVLRSVLPATAQTSITLNLHQVRAVSTSPADLDAARRIDAVGNRVFLGPILSGEYPADLLADTGHLVDWEGLVRDGDLAEISRPIDLLGINYYTPTLVSDGREQGDGAELTRNDGHGASDYSPWPGSEHVAFHLSPGETTAMRWAVDATGLYDLLMRVKREHPDLPMMVTENGAAYDDYVSPEGAVNDPQRIAYLQGHLSAVHRALTEGADVRGYFLWSLMDNFEWSYGYSKRFGAVYVDFSTQRRIPKRSAHWYASVARENVLPDLPQEDGKS
- a CDS encoding cellulose binding domain-containing protein; translation: MATTHRRRPSRKVQLIGGVTVVAATIAGGFVLAGSASAATVGAAYSKTSDWSTGYTGQYDISNSNSTALNGWTLTFDLPSGTTISSLWNGDFTVSGQTVTVTPAGWDRTIAPGGTAQIGFVTHASSKAADPVNCLINNVKCSVSDGPTPTPTGHPTATATPTPTRTPTQQPTQPPTQPPTQQPTRPPTQPPTQTPTPTPTGGSGATASGGFAPYVDTSLYPAYNLTGAMSANGVKQFNLAFVISGGGCTPKWGGVSDLNSDAVAAQIGAVRAAGGDVRVSFGGANGTELAAACSSSADLASAYGKVIDQYKLTKVDFDVEGGALPDAAANTRRAQAIAQLQRSHSGLQVSYTLPAMPTGLTQDGINLLSNAKSNGVDVTAVNIMAMDYGSSFSGDMGQYAIDGATATQAQVKGVLGLSDAAAWSKIAVTPMIGLNDVSTETFTVADATQLVDFARTKHLAWLSMWSATRDKSCAGGAQSWADASCSSIVQSAGAFSQAFAAYTS